Proteins from one Juglans microcarpa x Juglans regia isolate MS1-56 chromosome 1S, Jm3101_v1.0, whole genome shotgun sequence genomic window:
- the LOC121247138 gene encoding RPM1-interacting protein 4-like isoform X1: MAHNFNVPEFGKWESEVPYTVYFDNARKGKDGGSKSAEVERSEHEHNRSQEDTELRMVADSTLQHDTAGQRAALEFRNHNGVRSGSNNAKGLAPKSSEALRSKNEQHLSLEGDEVRRHSDSAMPREAVGQRVLSDLPLHHRVGPSTGNIPKRAMQQSAGADHSIEHSPLHQHYQPRIGGGKGSGVSSPSWERKGSSQGSSHGLAPLTPGRSRLRSVARDNETPDHSAAVPKFGDWDESNPASAEGYTAIFNLVKQERQVEAGNAPVVASGTPYSNGLHMQSDNKNSKGCCCFPWARK, translated from the exons ATGGCT CATAACTTCAATGTGCCAGAGTTTGGTAAATGGGAAAGTGAAGTCCCATACACAGTCTATTTTGATAATGCAAGGAAGGGTAAGGATGGTGGAAGCAAGAGTGCTGAGGTAGAAAGGTCAGAGCATGAGCACAATAGAAGCCAAGAAGATACCGAGTTAAGGATGGTAGCTGATTCGACATTGCAACATGACACTGCAGGCCAGAGGGCTGCTTTGGAATTTCGCAATCACAATGGTGTACGATCTGGTAGTAACAATGCTAAAGGGTTAGCACCTAAAAGCTCAGAAGCATTAAGGTCAAAGAATGAGCAACATTTGAGCCTGGAAGGTGATGAAGTAAGGAGACATTCTGATTCAGCAATGCCTCGTGAAGCTGTAGGTCAGAGAGTCTTATCAGATTTACCTCTTCATCATCGTGTTGGCCCATCCACTGGCAACATCCCTAAAAGGGCTATGCAGCAGAGTGCAGGGGCTGATCACAGCATTGAGCACTCACCTCTGCACCAACATTACCAGCCAAGGATTGGAGGAGGCAAAGGCAGTGGAGTGTCTTCTCCCTCATGGGAAAGGAAGGGTTCATCTCAAGGCAGTAGCCATGGCTTAGCTCCATTGACTCCAGGAAGATCTCGACTAAGATCAGTTGCTCGAGACAATGAAACT CCTGATCACAGTGCTGCTGTTCCAAAATTTGGTGACTGGGATGAGAGCAACCCTGCATCAGCTGAAGGTTACACTGCTATTTTCAACTTAGTGAAACAGGAGAGGCAGGTTGAGGCAGGAAATGCACCAGTTGTGGCAAGTGGAACTCCTTATTCTAATGGTCTTCATATGCAATCTGATAATAAAAATTCCAAG GGCTGTTGCTGTTTTCCCTGGGCCAGAAAATGA
- the LOC121247138 gene encoding RPM1-interacting protein 4-like isoform X2, with protein sequence MVADSTLQHDTAGQRAALEFRNHNGVRSGSNNAKGLAPKSSEALRSKNEQHLSLEGDEVRRHSDSAMPREAVGQRVLSDLPLHHRVGPSTGNIPKRAMQQSAGADHSIEHSPLHQHYQPRIGGGKGSGVSSPSWERKGSSQGSSHGLAPLTPGRSRLRSVARDNETPDHSAAVPKFGDWDESNPASAEGYTAIFNLVKQERQVEAGNAPVVASGTPYSNGLHMQSDNKNSKGCCCFPWARK encoded by the exons ATGGTAGCTGATTCGACATTGCAACATGACACTGCAGGCCAGAGGGCTGCTTTGGAATTTCGCAATCACAATGGTGTACGATCTGGTAGTAACAATGCTAAAGGGTTAGCACCTAAAAGCTCAGAAGCATTAAGGTCAAAGAATGAGCAACATTTGAGCCTGGAAGGTGATGAAGTAAGGAGACATTCTGATTCAGCAATGCCTCGTGAAGCTGTAGGTCAGAGAGTCTTATCAGATTTACCTCTTCATCATCGTGTTGGCCCATCCACTGGCAACATCCCTAAAAGGGCTATGCAGCAGAGTGCAGGGGCTGATCACAGCATTGAGCACTCACCTCTGCACCAACATTACCAGCCAAGGATTGGAGGAGGCAAAGGCAGTGGAGTGTCTTCTCCCTCATGGGAAAGGAAGGGTTCATCTCAAGGCAGTAGCCATGGCTTAGCTCCATTGACTCCAGGAAGATCTCGACTAAGATCAGTTGCTCGAGACAATGAAACT CCTGATCACAGTGCTGCTGTTCCAAAATTTGGTGACTGGGATGAGAGCAACCCTGCATCAGCTGAAGGTTACACTGCTATTTTCAACTTAGTGAAACAGGAGAGGCAGGTTGAGGCAGGAAATGCACCAGTTGTGGCAAGTGGAACTCCTTATTCTAATGGTCTTCATATGCAATCTGATAATAAAAATTCCAAG GGCTGTTGCTGTTTTCCCTGGGCCAGAAAATGA